Part of the Alosa alosa isolate M-15738 ecotype Scorff River chromosome 18, AALO_Geno_1.1, whole genome shotgun sequence genome is shown below.
GCCTTGGAACACTggaacagcaacaaaaaaaataatgtttcccCCAAAAGTGGTGTTCAGCTACCTGGCCTGTATTCCTTACAGGGCTGCTGTTAATCTTCTTATTCATATTCAGCCACAAATACCACTAAAAGATGGCGAGACATTTCGACCACTCTTTCTGGCTTAAGAGGCTGTAGTTTACATTGATCAACACAGTTGACATCAATGTTGACTCTGCTTTAATGGAACCCTCTCTCTGCTGCCATGACGCCCTGTGACTGCAGCCGGAGGGTGTTCATCCTGGGACCCTCGCACCACGTACCGCTGTCCCGCTGCGCACTCTCGCCTGCTGAAGTCTACAGAACTCCGCTGTACGACCTCAAGATTGACCAGAAGGGTAACTCATCACACCCATCTACCTAGATCCTATTTGACCTGGTGTAGAAGTTCTTCTTGAAAAATGTTCAGAAATCTATATTgagtttgcaaaaaaaaacataatttataAACAATGCATTAACATACTGGAATCTGAACAGCACATACTTAAATACAAGACTCTTGTTAAAGTTTTGTCAAAAGTCCTATCATCTGAAGTAATTGTTATATCTATAGTATTGACTTATTCTGAAAAGTGCTATCTGAGTAACTTTTGTTTACAGGGAAACTGCTAAAATGTCTGTTGTTTATAAAATACTGACCCTGTGGTCAGCCGTTGGGCTTGGTATCGCACGCTCACATCTGCAGACTTGGATGGAAAAATGtgcctctgtgtttgttttgtcagaTGTTGTTGTCTTAATCGCTGTCGTCATCAAACCACAGTTTTGTGCACTAGCCTCAAAAACAACCCTCCAGGAAGCCGGCGCTCCGGCATGAGTTTGTCTCCTTTCAGGCACTGCCAAGAAATTCCACTGAGAGAGACCCACGCTCACAGTTTAGTGTATTTGCATAACTAGAGTAGTTGCGGTGCCGTGGGCTGTTGTATTTCACCTCCTTGGCGGCTTGTATTTGCACAGTTTATGCTGACCTCTGGAAAACGGGGATGTTTGAGCGGATGAGCCTCCAGACGGACGAGGACGAGCACAGCATCGAGATGCACCTGCCTTACACTGCTAAAGCCATGGAGAGGTAGGGCTGCAGGGGCTCTCATCGCCTGAGGCGCAGTGTCTCAGTGCTACTTCCCAGCCAGTTCAGTCCTCCAAAACGAATTTCTGAGTTCATTTAGTACTGTAAAGTGCAAGTTAATGCTGTAAGTGCACCTCCATGTGCTTAATGTTGTTATGATGTCCTGTGATGATTATTATTCTGTGTGACGAAATTTTAAGTCTTAAAACGGTTTCATCGGTGCCATAAATTTCATACTGGGTGAAGTACAATCCATCTTCTAAATTGATGCATGTTTTTACAAGATATAAGGAATTAAGGTTAGCAGCAGCAGTAATATTATGCATGTTTATCAGAAATACATTATTATGCAAAGACCGTGTGGGACAGTGAGATTTCCTCATTGGTCTGTGCAGCTTCTATGTGAGCCCACTCAGCAGACTGCAGTCCTGCCCTCATCAGCATGCAAAGCGGGAGACGGGCATTATTGAGCCCCAGCACTCGCTCTCTCTAATTCATCACCTCCCGCTCCTGCCTTTAGGCCTGCAGTCGGATCTGTTTACACTTTCTAGAGGAAGTCTTAATTAGTTCTCAGAAATGGATGTCCAGTGATAAATGGATCCTGCTATTAATGCAGGAGCTGTCAACCGCCCGCGCGCCCGCCCACTCACCACCCCCACCGTCCTCCCATCTCCATcctgcactcacacatataGTCTGTAACTCCGAAGTGTTGGCTCAGCACATCAGGgtgaggttgtttttttttttgcggctGCAGCCATAAAGAGGAGTTCAGCATCGTCCCTGTGCTGGTGGGGGCCTTGAGCGAGTCCAAAGAGCAGGAGTATGGGAAGCTGCTCAGCAAGTACTTGGCTGACCCCAGCAACCTCTTCATCATCTCGTCAGACTTCTGCCACTGGGGTAGgcactccccccacccccaccctctcctcaCACTGGGATTGGGTTTTACTCAAGCTCTTGACTGGTATGGGTCCGTACTTTACCAGGCCAGACTCTATACCAGAATAGGATGCAACCAAGGAGTATTGTATCCATGTTATAAACATGTTTTAACTTTATCTGTAATCTATTGCTGAAATTGGTATGAAAGGTCATGTAGATTTCGTGTCTTAGTGGCAGACCACTATGCGTACCTTTTAAGCGTACCTTTTAGAGGTTTACCTGTAAGTttatgtctgtgcttgtgtggctCTTCTGTGTCCTTTTAAAGGTCAGCGGTTCCGGTACACATACTATGACGAAAGCCAAGGAGAGATTTACAGATCCATTGAACATATTGACAAAATGGTAAATACTTACCTTTTCAGCATTTCGCTGACATTCAACAAAGCTGTGGTGTGCTACATAGGTGAGCTACGAAAAGCAATCAAACTGAGCTCTGATGTAACACTGGCAGGATACCTCCTGTGGACAGTGTTCCCTTGGCAGGATGTTGCCATGCGAACAGTGATGTGTCATCGCTGGAATTTTAATTGCTGCCTCAGAGGTTTATCCAGTGCCAGATATGCTCAACCAAAATTTCCCTCATTATTAGATTttgttagacacacacacacacacacacacacatacacacatacacacacacacacacacacacacacacacacacacacacacacacttcttccttTAAAAAGCTGTCTGAGGAAATTGTGCATCACCTACTTTGAAATCTTTTAAATTAGTCCTGTGTCCAGCCATATTTTTTAATCATGTTTGCATGGCTATAAGAGAAATCATGAATTGCATGCATATAATTGAATACTATACTGTTGTGTTAGAAATTATAAATTTTTTCCACAGGGAATGGGAATCATAGAGCAGTTGGATCCTATGTCTTTTAGCAACTACTTGAAGAAGTACCACAATACTATTTGTGGTCGCCATCCTATTGGAGTGCTTCTAAATGTGAGTGTTTTTCCAAGGGATGGCCTCATATCAGCTGACTCATTATGTTTACAGGCTTAACTGAATTACAGAAAGGGAATAAAAAGCCCATATTCATTTAATTTGGAACTGATTGGCGTCACGGTTCATTTGCCATGTAATGTtactgattttgtgtgtgtgtgtgtgtttgtttgcttgcagGCTGTGGCTGAACTGAAGAAGACTGGTATGGACATGAACTTCTCTTTCCTGAACTATGCCCAGTCGAGCCAATGCAGGAACTGGCAGGACAGCTCTGTGAGCTACGCTGCTGGGACCCTCACCGTTCATTGAGGTCAAACTTCTCAGGCGCCATTGGAGCTCCCAGaacccccccccatcctcctTGTTTTCCTCCCTAATGCCCCTCTCCAAACCTATTTCCCCAGTCAGGGAtggatagcttagctcccttcaccccccacacacacacccccctttCCCCCTTTTTAGTAGAATGACCTGCAAAGTCTGATGCAGTTTGGGATCCTTTTACTTGCAGAGCTGATGTATAATGCATTACAAACTaactccttctttctctctctctctttctttttctctttctctctctttctctttctctctctctttctctctctttctctctctctctctctttctctctctcattaccgAGAGCACCGAGTTGAAATTCCAACTCCAAGTTGCAGTCTGGAATGGTCTTGGATGGCGTTTAGTGTTTGTTCCTCGGTTGGGGTTTGCTGAATGGTAGTAGGAACAGATTTTGGGGTCTAAAGGGGACTTAAGTTATCTGTCAAGTCATTATTATCCAGTCAAATACTGATATGATattagaagtaaaaaaaaagaatcacaaAGACTTAAAATATGTGCACTCTTTGTAGATATGTGCATATGTAACCTTgtgataaaaataataaaaaatacttaTGAAACATATGGAAGTGATAACAAATTTCACCAAGTCATACTTGATGAGAAAGAAAAAGCAGAGTGCTACTAGCTATATCCTTGTAAGCCCTTGAGAGTAGCAGCATAAGTAGCTACTGCCATATGTTTTCAATGTAGGCctgttgtttattgttgctaacAAAGGGCTACACACTACCAAGTTCACTAACCCGCAGCcgtatgaaaatatatatactatatatagatatatatataaaccaaaaaatgttttttatgctTTCACAGTAGTCTATTAAAATGTCTCCCTTTCCTTTGCATtcatatatttttgtttatttagggTAAGCGTCTTTTCCTCTTTTAATTTGTAGTATTTGTCATTATTACCCTATTTTGTATGTATACAAGTAGGCAGTGTGGTAGTGGATTTGAGAGGTGCCCCGACTTAAGGCCTTTGCACACTGAAATCCGTAATTTTGTATGAATCCATTTTTTTCGGTCCATCAAATTCAGAACGCTGCAGTCAAAAACTTAATTCTCTGACAGTATACAGATGCAAAAAACGTaaatgcacaaaaacaaaaaacatttttgtcagaCTAAAATTTCAGAGTCAGTGTGCAAATGTGATTGAGACAACGTgagattatatatatttttcaatCTGACAATTTTGCACGAAAATACGAACTCTGTGCAAAAGGCCTTTAGAGGGTGCCCTGTGTTGGTAGTCTTCTGGGCACATAGAACAGCTCCAAGAGCCCCTGGTAGCAGTGGGTTTTTACAGCTGAGAGACTGGCGTGCCCCTGAAAAAAAGAAGATAAGAAggaggggggcggggggcaGGGGTGTAATAAACCCTGAATAAACGTAGGATCCTGACGCACTGTAATAGTTCCGCTCTACTGTAGGCTAGTTGTCTAACCCCCATGTATTGTACTATTTCCATAACCTCCCCCCGATGAGCACAACGCAACAAGAGacaccctcttcctctccacatCAAGTCCTGTGACACCTGTCAATCAAAGCCTGTGCCCTCCACAACTCCAccaagggaagaaaaaaaaacatgtagagTTTGAGTGCTTCAAACTGTTCTGTGGAAACAGTGGGGCAGTTCACACCATGCAGATGTGCCTTGGGTCACTGTTACAAcgtctttattattattcttttttttgtttgttgatgtAATGCTCTGTGTTCTCCTCCTGGTTCTTCTGctcctgccccccaccccaccccacctccaaaAAAAACCTCAGTCTTTTGCAGCGCTGGACCAGCTGTTTGTTTTTGAACTCCACAACCCTTGTCTTTCTCAGAGGAAGGACTGCATCCATGTCTACTGTCCGCTAAAGTCAGCACAACCCCCTCACTCCCATCTGGAGGATGTTCCCCTTGTTGTGAttgtttttcattgtttttgtttttcattatgTCTGTTTTACTTCATAGCAAGTAACGTTCTTAAGTTTTTAATGCGTTGTCACACATCAATGTCAAGGAGTCAACTGATGCTCCAACTGGAGCTTGAttattatgtttattttaaTCTCAGGTTACATTGATGAAGCATCACAGGATGCTTGCCAGATATGACAAGGGTCATGCCCAATGTtacaaagaagaaaaaaaacagagtaaAATAAGTGAAAAGTGTCCCTGCGCTGAGGTGTTTTCCTTCCTTGTGTGTTCAATTCAAGCTTCAAGTTTTATTGTCACATGTACTTTGCAATACAACAACATTTCACACATTCTTATGCCACAATTACAGTAGTGTAAGGATAAAAGGGGAAAATAAacgtggggagggggggggcatagATAAAGAGAGTTGTAGAAGAGACTTGGTTTGGAGCTCTTTGGCACTAAATAATAGTTTATTTTTCCCTGTGAACCAAGTCATTCCAGGATTCCGGTATGCACCCGACACCCTCTGCTGATGACTCATCCTTGGTTCCATTCTAAACTGGTGGAAATGCAGACTGGTTCACTAGATGGCACCAAGATTTTGCCAAGATACCAAAGAATTCGGAATGAAATCGGTTCAAGAAGCAGTTCTTTGTTGGTCAAGAAATGCTTTTAGTGTTTCAGACTTTGCAGACAGTGATGAAATATGAATTTCTATATGTTTGTGTTGGAAAAATTCTTTACCCCCCAGTGTAAGGAGATTTGCATTGTGTTGGTCAGTTGAGCCAGCCGACACGAAACTGAAACAGGATTCATGATGGAACCGGATTGCATTCTAGTCAGATTTCAGCTGATTGTACAATCAGATGTTATGTCATCATCGCGAGAAATGACTCATTAGGAGGCTTTCCCCAAAGGGTCATGATCGAGTCCATAGTGGAATTAAATAAAGTTGAGCCTTATGTTCCTTTATGAAAGTGCTGCTACAGCAGGATCACGTGATCCTCCTAACAGAATCCCTCCAGTCAGAAGGGGGAGCTTCAGTTTAGTGAGTTTAGCCAAGTCAATTCAAGTTTGTGGGAAATGCAAAACATAATTTATTGTATTATACATCTATCTAGCCTACCGTTTATAACACCATTTATTTGGATCATATTATCAATATTCTTCATTATCATTATACTGCTATAAATATGTTAAAAATGTAtccatttaaacattttaatagATCCCAGATTAGTTTGTGCAGACAGTGTGAGATCATGACTTCAAACAACTCAGTAAATAGGCAGTATAGACAAATAGAAAGCTGTTCCATTGGCCAGTTGGGCTCATATTGCAACTCTGGGGAGTCCCTGTTCCGATGGGTAAGGCCTGGCCCTTTTAACCAGTGCTGTGATCTGTACCGGATATCTGTGGTCCGGCTGAATAAATATAACAGGACTGGATAGCTGCAAAGTAAATGAACCATGCTGTGTAGCCAATGGTAGAGGTCTGTTATTGCAGCCCCAGCTAGGAAGCCTGCGTGCAGCTGAGAGAAAGTATCTGTAAGTCCTAAATATCCTCTATTCACATCTCAGGCAAAAATTAACTCTTCTGTGCTGTCTTGCATCAGTTTAGGCTTTCTTGTGCCCAGGTTCTATTAAGACCATGTCAGTTTCCTTAATGTGGAAGGGAAacctatttgtgtgtgagaaatagGAAATATTAAAActtaaatgtacagtatgtgacctTAATGCGACCAGACAGGCACCATCTGTGTGAGTTAATGCCTCTTTCAACAGACAATAGTGGGTTGTGTATGAGTATATGCTGTGGTTCAGCAAGACTGCATAGCCAACAGTGGATTGTTAACCTGCCTTGTATTTGGTAAGACTGTGAGCGCAACATTAGAAAGTGTGGGTATCTTTTGCCTCAGTAAGAGCACACAAGAGGACAGTGCGTTTTCTACTGGTTATTGAACAAGCAGAAGCGGATTATGCTAAAACATCTGTGTATCACATTCCTCTGAATTGTATGGTATTCAGGGCATGTTGTGGGAACAAGCATTAAGCATGCCGAGCCATCTGTAGAGTGCATCCAGATTTATCATTCAGATTTCTGGGACACCGTTTCACAGTATTTTCCTAACCAAGATTAGGAAATAGGTTTCAACACCTGTGCACCTATATTTTGGTCAGGGATAGCTCTGTCCTTCATTACATCACACCTACCATGCGTGTCCAGTTTCTTAAGCCAAATAAAAGTTTAATAATTTCCTGCTCTGCTGATTTTCATGTTGGGGAAACTGCTTTCCTGTTTAGAGCTATAATTAATTACAAAAGCATTTGTGCACTCTGTTTACGGGTCAGTGCCACAACCACACCCAGCTAATCCTCTTATATAGCAAGACAAAGGACATAATCAGAGGTATTGTGACAAAACCGAAGCAAGATTGTAGACCTAAATTGTTGATTTTGGTCTAGATCAGCACTGATCAGCACTATCCTGGCATTGTTACATGCATGCTTAACTAAAGCCCTTATTCCATCAAGTCAGATGCCTTTATTCTTCTATTTGTTTTGATGAGGCTTGAAGTGTTATCACTGTTGTTCCTCAGCTGGAGTTGTAAACCTGGCTGTCTTCAGTCTGTCCAGTCTGAGGAAACAGGGAAATGTCATCACTGTTTGATTCAGTCAGCCTTTGCATTTTATTGTGTAATGTCAGTAATTACACAACGATTAGTTAAGATGGTGTTAAGACAGTGAACTTGCTGCATGtgcaaaattaaaaaaaggccaaaaatgTGCAGGAATCAATGTTAAGAACTTGCTTCCAACATTATACAGTTGTGTTAAATAAATGGTTAAGATGGCACAGATTAAAACTGCAAAATtgttttaatcattttatttccatatttcaAATGTAATGGAAACATTCCGCATTCAATTCCAAATCAAATTCAGTAACAAATCATTTATCAAGTCTGGATTATTTTTTACAGGAAGCAAAGAAAAGGAATATTAGTatgttaaaaacaataacagtGTTGACATTTTTCTCTTCAATCTCAAAGAGTTGACATAGCTGAATAATTTTTTCAAGATTTAACTTAATAACATTGAATTAATATTTAGTTGCAGAACCATTGCTTCTGATAACTGCTGCACATCTGCATTGCATATTCAACTTCTGCTTCTGCTTCCTATGGTATTTCTGCCAGAATGAACAAACACAGAGACTCAGCTGGCCATTCCATTATCTCAATCCTTTATGCCTGGAACCAagattttgtttatttacttgTGTGTTCGGGGTTGTTGTCTTGTTGGAAAACCAATGTCAAGGGCATTTCCTCTTTGGTGGCAACATGATCTATTCAACTATTTGTATGTATTCAAACTGATCCATGACACCTGGTAAACAGGTCCAACACTGCTGTTAGAAAAATATCCCCATACATGATTTTTGCACCACCATTTTTCACTTTCTTCAGTGTACTGTGGCTTGAATTCAGTAGTTTTTTTAACACAACTGTATAAACAACCCATGTACTGAAATCAAGCCACAGTACACTGAAGCATGATGCCAACAGTGTTGGACCTGTTTATCGTATACCATCGTatattttaaaaggtttgtAGGCCAAAACATGATTCACGTCTCTTTGACAGAGTGGGCGAGTCCAAAAAGTCGCAACCCTATCTGAATCTCCCACAACCCCCCTCGTAAGCTTGCAGGTTTTTAAACATGGCGTCTAGTGAAGCAACGAGGCGCAAACGTGGTGACTTTCTGCAAAGACGAAGCAATGCTAGATTACACATGAATGTAGTACGAGTTGAAATGGTCTATAAAAAACTGATTTATTTTGTCTAATATGATGTATGAGCGCCCTCTACTCGTGCTACTGCAGACATTACGAGCATTTTCTAGTAGCGTGTTCTATGTTTTACTTTGGCAACTATCCGACCTGTGAAACATACAAATTCTGTTATCTGAATTAACTGCTTGGTGCCAAAAGGAGTGATAACTGTATGAGTTGATTGCACAAAGCAAGAGGGTACACAACTGCTACGTAggctagaccagtgtttctcaaagtgtggtccggggaccactggtggtccgcaagctatcccaagtggtccgcgggcagacgtgataaaatataaataagttgtttgcaatattgaaccaacttgtatgtaaatccaaacagttctgcaacactgtctatgtaacctatgccagtttaaatcacaTGAATCCTctaacacaataagcaaggtgccaaGACAATAAGTAAGGTTGTTCAGTGAGtatgcctattgtgtaatatactgttgaagtaggtctactgttttttttagctaCACCTATTACagtaggtggtccgtgaggtttctatttattggttaagtggtccttggtctgaaaaagtttgagaaacactgggctAGACTGTGTATGGCTGAGATGACTTGAatcgacttgacttgacttaaaacTTAAGGTTACTTTCGTAACCCCGGTTCTTTGAGAATATTCACTCGGTATCTCAAATATGGGAATGCGCTCCGCGCGTGCCCAATCACAGAAGCTCCAATGACACCACGTCTGCCTATGCCAGACCAATGGCGTGCGCCGTGCTGGGGCCACGCCCCCGATATATATCTACACGCGTACGTCCATCTCGCCTCATTCTGTGAACATATCTCTTTTCGTGCGCAGCAAGGTGGGCTGTCTGGTGAGATACCTCACTCATATTCTCAAAGAACCGGGGTTACAAAAGTAACCTTAAGTTCTTTTTCAAATATTCACTCGGTATCTTACATATGGGAGATATAGACAACTCCCGCCTTGCAGATACGCTCACCGAAGCAGCTCTGCCACAGACAGATCACAAGGTCACCTAGGTCCACCACTCCTAGAGTGTGCGTCCTAtcccttttttttcccccccggCTAGTTAGATCATAGAACCGGATTCACTGTTAAAACAGACTGTGCGAGGGAAGGCCTAGTCACATCAAGTCTGTAAAATCTCACAAAAGTGTCTGGCGAAGCCCAAGAGGCAGCTGCCATAATCTCCTGCAATGATACACCCTTGAATAAAGCCCAAGATGTAGCCTTGCCCCTGGTAAAGTGCGCACGAACCACCACCGGAGACTGCAAGCCACTCCTTATATAAGCCAATCCTATAGCGTCCACAATCCAATGTGAGAGGCGCTGAGTAGATATAGGTAACCCTCT
Proteins encoded:
- the memo1 gene encoding protein MEMO1; amino-acid sequence: MSNRMVCREASHAGSWYTASGSQLNAQLEGWLSQAQGTDKPARAIIAPHAGYTYCGACAAHAYKQVDPSVTRRVFILGPSHHVPLSRCALSPAEVYRTPLYDLKIDQKVYADLWKTGMFERMSLQTDEDEHSIEMHLPYTAKAMESHKEEFSIVPVLVGALSESKEQEYGKLLSKYLADPSNLFIISSDFCHWGQRFRYTYYDESQGEIYRSIEHIDKMGMGIIEQLDPMSFSNYLKKYHNTICGRHPIGVLLNAVAELKKTGMDMNFSFLNYAQSSQCRNWQDSSVSYAAGTLTVH